Proteins co-encoded in one Brassica oleracea var. oleracea cultivar TO1000 chromosome C4, BOL, whole genome shotgun sequence genomic window:
- the LOC106339371 gene encoding proteasome subunit beta type-1-like, with product MTKQHANWSPYDNNGGTCVAIAGSDYCVIAADTRMSTGYSILTRDYSKIHKLADKAVLSSSGFQADVKALQKVLTSRHLVYQHQHNKQMSCPAMAQLLSNTLYFKRFFPYYAFNVLGGLDENGKGCVFTYDAVGSYEKVGYSAQGSGSTLIMPFLDNQLKSPSPLLLPAQDAITPLSEPEAVDLVKTVFASATERDIYTGDKLEIMILKADGIKTEVMDLRKD from the exons ATGACGAAGCAGCACGCGAACTGGTCTCCTTACGATAACAACGGAGG AACATGTGTGGCCATAGCTGGATCGGATTACTGCGTTATCGCCGCCGATACTCGGATGTCTACCGGGTACAGCATTCTCACTCGCGATTACTCCAAAATCCATAAACT AGCAGACAAAGCTGTGCTCTCTTCCTCTGGCTTTCAAGCTGATGTGAAAGCTCTGCAGAAAGTACTTACATCAAGGCACTTG GTTTATCAACATCAGCATAACAAGCAGATGAGCTGTCCTGCTATGGCCCAGCTTCTCTCCAACACGCTTTACTTCAAGCGGTTTTTTCCTTACTATGCGTTTAATGTTCTCGGAGGGCTTGACGAGAATGGTAAAGGGTGTGTCTTCACGTATGACGCTGTTGGTTCGTATGAGAAGGTTGGATACAGTGCTCAAGGTTCTGGTTCGACTCTGATCATGCCGTTTCTTGACAATCAGCTCAAGAGTCCGAGTCCTCTTCTGCTTCCTGCCCAG GATGCTATCACTCCCCTTTCGGAACCTGAAGCAGTTGACTTGGTGAAGACTGTTTTCGCATCTGCCACTGAGAGAGATATCTACACT GGAGACAAGCTTGAGATCATGATTCTCAAGGCCGATGGCATCAAGACCGAAGTCATGGACTTAAGGAAAGACTAA
- the LOC106339551 gene encoding probable protein S-acyltransferase 14, with the protein MHRSGTAMAWNVFKFCTALQGLGSIMILLVLGVVGVTYYAVVLTNYGPALSQGGFDSFTALTILLLFHFLLAMLLWSYFSVVLTDPGVVPPNWRPASDEERGESDPLNSLEFDNSNLRVRFCRKCNQPKPSRCHHCSVCGRCVLKMDHHCVWVVNCVGALNYKYFLLFLFYTFLETTLVTLVLMPHFIAFFSDEEIPGTPGTLATTFLSFVLNLAFALSVMGFLIMHISLVAGNTTTIEAYEKKTSGKWRYDLGRKKNFEQVFGMDKRYWFIPGYSEEDLRRMPELQGLEYPSKPDFDSQ; encoded by the exons ATGCATAGATCTGGAACCGCAATGGCGTGGAACGTGTTCAAGTTCTGTACAGCCTTACAAGGCCTCGGATCAATCATGATCCTCTTAGTCCTCGGCGTCGTCGGTGTCACCTACTACGCCGTCGTTTTGACTAACTACGGACCAGCTCTCTCTCAAGGAGGGTTTGATTCCTTTACTGCTCTCACCATCCTTCTCCTCTTCCATTTCCTT CTGGCGATGCTTCTATGGAGCTACTTCTCAGTTGTGCTTACTGATCCTGGTGTTGTCCCTCCTAATTGGAGACCAGCTAGTGACGAAGAGAGAGGCGAATCTGATCCGTTGAACAGTCTTGAGTTTGATAATTCAAACCTGAGAGTTAGATTCTGTAGAAAGTGCAACCAACCTAAACCTTCCCGTTGCCATCATTGTTCTGTTT GTGGTAGGTGTGTGTTGAAGATGGATCACCATTGCGTTTGGGTTGTTAACTGCGTAGGAGCATTGAATTATAAGTACTTCCTTCTTTTCTTG TTCTACACATTTTTAGAGACGACGCTTGTGACTTTGGTTCTTATGCCGCACTTCATAGCCTTCTTTAGTGATGAAGAGATACCTGGAACGCCTGGAACTCTTGCTACTACTTTTCTTTCATTTG TTTTGAACTTGGCATTTGCTTTGAGTGTGATGGGTTTCTTAATCATGCACATTTCTTTGGTAGCTGGCAATACCACTACTATAGAG GCATATGAGAAGAAAACAAGTGGAAAATGGCGGTATGACCTCGGTAGAAAGAAAAACTTTGAACAG GTATTTGGAATGGATAAGAGGTACTGGTTCATTCCAGGATACTCAGAAGAAGACCTGAGGAGAATGCCGGAGCTTCAGGGACTTGAATACCCTTCTAAGCCAGACTTTGATTCCCAGTAA
- the LOC106341508 gene encoding F-box protein At3g60790-like: MKRHSSSLSSSSPDAKIRKLQHPFIDGDCISELPDDLLRMILSKLSTEEAVMTILLSPLWMDLWKWRPHFVLDMKRILDKTPTRLWDKVSAQLASSMDKTFRKHRGNLESCTITSRCNDVTLQNWIRRATRVKHTKDLTLNYIHGHKRRYRGTHTVDMLPEIFSHPSLTSLSLSGYTLLRRRAFINCGNLKTLKLLNMFLFRVSPLRRVLAACSSLEVIVLEIVFLSGLGVLKIGNKNLKFLQVTFPDYVERIEVNAPCLDVLDIRDIKCESKNNFILTAPNIQFDRNYWVSRCVYRPHISYNVSELVQETKHIWYELLVSDFHGMPRHGTLSVSVDITNPKEVKILKELLLMWTTYKMIELEILFKTNNASREEEGECFSDGIAHGKLWENATPFPNADFRVYKVWMYNFDGSSKEEFAFASRFVMQKTVMMKMMIETSSYPPMKKLEVEAAVAKLMELPKGNEELSIECF, translated from the exons ATGAAGAGACACTCATCATCATTGTCATCATCATCACCTGATGCAAAAATCAGAAAGCTACAACATCCTTTCATTGATGGTGATTGTATCAGCGAACTCCCAGACGATCTATTACGAATGATCCTTTCAAAATTGTCCACTGAAGAAGCTGTGATGACAATTCTTTTATCACCACTATGGATGGATTTGTGGAAATGGAGACCTCATTTCGTCTTGGATATGAAAAGGATCTTGGATAAAACTCCCACCAGACTTTGGGACAAAGTTTCCGCTCAGTTGGCTAGTTCAATGGACAAG ACGTTCAGAAAACACCGCGGCAACCTGGAGAGCTGCACTATCACATCGCGATGTAATGATGTTACACTTCAAAATTGGATCCGACGTGCGACTCGTGTGAAACACACTAAAGATCTCACGCTAAACTATATACATGGTCATAAGAGACGTTACAGAGGAACACATACGGTCGACATGCTCCCAGAAATATTTTCGCATCCTAGCCTCACTTCACTGTCACTTAGTGGATACACTCTACTAAGAAGACGTGCCTTCATTAACTGTGGGAATCTTAAGACCCTCAAGCTTTTGAACATGTTCCTCTTTCGGGTTAGTCCCCTTAGGCGCGTTTTGGCAGCTTGCTCCTCCCTCGAGGTGATTGTGTTGGAAATCGTTTTCTTAAGCGGGCTTGGTGTGTTGAAGATTGGGAACAAAAATTTGAAGTTCTTGCAAGTGACTTTCCCTGACTATGTTGAGAGGATTGAAGTGAACGCACCCTGTCTAGATGTTCTAGACATCAGGGATATCAAATGTGAGAGCAAGAATAACTTCATCCTCACTGCTCCTAACATCCAGTTTGACAGAAACTATTGGGTTTCTAGGTGTGTTTATCGTCCTCACATTAGCTATAATGTATCAGAACTTGTTCAG GAGACAAAACACATTTGGTATGAGCTCCTGGTGAGTGACTTTCATGGTATGCCAAGGCATGGAACTTTATCGGTGAGTGTAGACATAACTAATCCTAAAGAAGTGAAGATATTGAAGGAACTTTTGCTTATGTGGACTACTTACAAAATGATAGAGCTTGAGATTTTGTTCAAG ACCAACAATGCTTCTAGAGAAGAAGAAGGTGAATGTTTTAGTGACGGCATAGCACACGGGAAGTTGTGGGAGAATGCAACACCGTTCCCTAACGCAGATTTTCGCGTTTATAAAGTGTGGATGTATAACTTCGATGGTTCGAGTAAAGAGGAGTTTGCGTTTGCCTCACGTTTTGTGATGCAAAAGACTGTGATGATGAAGATGATGATCGAGACCTCATCGTATCCACCGATGAAGAAGTTAGAGGTAGAAGCAGCTGTGGCAAAGCTAATGGAACTTCCTAAAGGTAATGAAGAGCTTAGTATTGAATGCTTCTGA
- the LOC106338505 gene encoding uncharacterized protein LOC106338505 produces MSGDTTFIINYDGKFENLEEGPTYVGRNIHYLETAAQFLFGGIISAGIVDMYGQRVWYKLPNERLSELKVLCDGGINFQNMCTATQWVRKVEVYLEHEEVNKEAEETESLDENVDDSRIGRNEARENPESDLQEEAVEEIVLGFVDEEEDNEALRDTPPASDDEDDTEPGYERWRRGSGELKIMHVFESIKEFKEAVLEYALMGGWNVNYTRWGNDISEAKCAVVGEVPCTWRIYCSYERVVDAYMVKSFQEEHSCTKDGSNPESTVDLVTTIRDDGITRGYNASCVLNNNQIYPVAWGIVQVEDTDNWKWFIQRVKSDLDLKNGEGFTLISDKQKGLIKAVEEELPHIEHRTCARHIYGNIKKLHPNKPRFKNLFWAVANSFNEGDYKAALKELKAFDSQIYDDLMVRDPTTCTRAFFSTTPSCEDGLNNFSESYNSGLKKARSLPLVGMLATMRRQAMVRIEVRKKKLVKYKAKYSLKVAKTIAEETKNRKWCKKRTPGPNGVSEVEENGISHTVNMDRRTCTCRRWDLTGIPCRHALKVIQDKKLNAENFVADCYLTTLWKQQYSDSITPVEGMKFWKEAPGSQIQPPARPAEKGRKKNPEKRKKSIYESPTKGKKVSKHLKTIHCYRCGFPGHNSLYCKNDGVPNKPRKIYPRKKTQPSQGEGQGPSQPSQSEAPGPSQSSQAQGPSQPPA; encoded by the exons ATGAG TGGAGATACAACTTTTATAATAAACTATGACGGAAAGTTTGAGAATTTGGAAGAAGGTCCCACCTATGTTGGGAGAAATATTCATTATCTTGAAACCGCAGCTCAGTTTCTATTTGGTGGGATAATCTCGGCAGGCATTGTTGATATGTATGGGCAGCGAGTGTGGTACAAGCTTCCTAACGAAAGATTATCAGAGTTGAAGGTGTTGTGTGATGGTGGTATAAACTTTCAAAACATGTGTACTGCTACACAATGGGTAAGGAAAGTGGAAGTGTACCTTGAACACGAGGAGGTTAACAAGGAGGCTGAAGAGACTGAATCTTTGGATGAAAATGTTGATGATTCTCGAATAGGCAGGAATGAGGCCCGAGAGAACCCGGAATCAGATCTGCAGGAAGAGGCTGTGGAAGAGATAGTTCTCGGGTTTGTTGATGAGGAAGAGGACAATGAAGCTCTTAGAGATACACCTCCTGCCTCAGATGATGAAGATGACACCGAACCCGGATATGAAAGATGGCGAAGAGGAAGTGGAGAGTTGAAGATTATGCATGTTTTTGAAAGTATAAAAGAGTTCAAGGAAGCTGTGTTAGAGTATGCATTAATGGGAGGTTGGAATGTCAATTACACAAGATGGGGAAATGACATTTCTGAGGCAAAGTGTGCTGTCGTCGGTGAGGTTCCTTGTACTTGGCGAATCTATTGTTCTTATGAGAGAGTAGTGGATGCATACATGGTGAAGTCGTTCCAAGAAGAGCATTCTTGCACCAAAGACGG ATCGAACCCGGAGTCTACGGTTGATCTTGTAACAACCATTAGAGATGATGGGATTACAAGAGGTTACAA TGCTTCTTGTGTGCTCAACAACAATCAAATATACCCTGTTGCGTGGGGAATTGTTCAAGTTGAGGACACTGACAATTGGAAGTGGTTCATTCAAAGAGTAAAGTCTGATTTAGACCTCAAAAATGGTGAAGGGTTCACACTTATCTCCGACAAACAGAAG GGACTTATAAAGGCTGTGGAAGAAGAACTTCCTCACATAGAACACCGGACGTGCGCTAGACACATATACGGGAACATCAAGAAGCTACACCCCAACAAGCCTAGGTTTAAAAATTTGTTTTGGGCAGTGGCAAATAGCTTCAACGAGGGTGATTATAAAGCGGCACTGAAGGAGCTTAAAGCCTTTGATTCTCAGATCTATGATGACTTGATGGTGAGAGATCCTACAACTTGTACTCGTGCATTCTTCAGCACCACTCCTAGTTGCGAAGATGGCCTCAACAATTTCTCAGAGTCTTACAACAGCGGTTTGAAGAAAGCACGTTCTCTGCCTTTAGTGGGAATGCTTGCAACCATGAGAAGACAAGCTATGGTTAGAATCGAGGTGAGGAAGAAGAAATTGGTGAAGTATAAGGCTAAATACAGTTTAAAGGTTGCTAAAACCATCGCTGAAGAGACAAAAAATCGCAAATGGTGCAAGAAAAGGACCCCTGGTCCTAATGGTGTTTCAGAAGTCGAAGAAAATGGCATTTCTCACACTGTCAATATGGACAGGAGAACATGTACCTGCAGAAGATGGGACCTCACCGGGATTCCGTGTCGTCATGCTTTGAAGGTGATTCAAGACAAGAAACTTAATGCTGAGAATTTTGTGGCGGATTGTTACTTAACGACTTTGTGGAAGCAGCAGTATAGTGATTCAATCACTCCAGTCGAAGGAATGAAGTTTTGGAAGGAAGCTCCTGGTTCTCAGATTCAACCGCCAGCAAGACCTGCTGAGAAAGGTCGAAAGAAGAATCCAGAGAAGAGGAAGAAGTCGATTTATGAGTCTCCTACCAAAGGGAAGAAAGTTTCTAAACATTTGAAGACTATTCATTGTTATCGATGTGGTTTTCCTGGCCATAACTCTTTATACTGCAAGAATGATGGAGTTCCTAACAAGCCGAGGAAGATTTATCCAAGGAAGAAGACACAGCCATCGCAAGGTGAAGGTCAGGGACCAAGTCAGCCATCACAAAGCGAAGCTCCGGGACCAAGTCAGTCATCACAAGCTCAGGGACCAAGTCAACCACCAGCCTAA